A genome region from Schaalia sp. 19OD2882 includes the following:
- a CDS encoding Rossmann-like and DUF2520 domain-containing protein, translating into MAPDSTPKQADADRPAPSSRAGRLAVGVIGMGHVGPVIASALRAVGHGICAVSASSAASLERAETMLPGVPVLPPDQVVAASDLVFLAVPDDRIRPLVDGLASLGAWKRGQLVVHLSGAHGTDILDGAAQCGAIPLAIHPAMTFTGTSMDVARLEGTPFAVTASPMVLPIAQALVVEMGGEPVEVAEGDRIAYHAGLAHGANFLTVIVLQALETLRQAGIDQPGGFVEPLFRAALDRALREGTAAISGPVPRGDAGTVAEHVSALSHLEDLPGTVLDTYAFMTRQTVRMLVDAGRLDRSAADALLAALTPTP; encoded by the coding sequence GTGGCTCCTGACTCCACACCGAAACAGGCTGACGCGGATCGGCCCGCGCCCTCGTCCAGGGCGGGGCGCCTGGCCGTGGGCGTCATCGGCATGGGCCACGTGGGGCCCGTCATCGCCTCCGCACTGCGGGCGGTCGGGCATGGGATCTGCGCGGTTTCGGCCTCGTCCGCGGCCTCCCTGGAACGGGCTGAAACGATGCTGCCGGGCGTCCCCGTCCTTCCTCCCGACCAGGTTGTCGCGGCTTCCGACCTCGTCTTCCTGGCCGTTCCGGACGACAGGATCCGGCCCCTCGTGGACGGGCTGGCGTCCCTGGGGGCGTGGAAGCGCGGGCAACTGGTCGTCCACCTCAGCGGTGCCCACGGCACCGACATCCTCGACGGGGCGGCCCAGTGCGGTGCGATCCCGCTGGCCATCCACCCGGCAATGACCTTCACGGGCACGTCCATGGACGTGGCCCGCCTGGAGGGCACCCCCTTCGCAGTCACGGCGTCCCCGATGGTCTTGCCCATTGCCCAGGCGCTCGTCGTCGAGATGGGTGGGGAGCCCGTGGAGGTGGCCGAAGGGGACCGCATCGCCTACCACGCGGGTCTTGCTCACGGCGCGAACTTCCTGACGGTGATCGTCCTGCAGGCGTTGGAGACCCTGCGCCAGGCCGGCATCGATCAGCCCGGAGGGTTCGTGGAGCCCTTGTTCCGCGCCGCCCTGGACCGTGCCCTGCGGGAGGGGACTGCCGCGATCTCCGGCCCGGTACCGCGTGGGGATGCGGGCACGGTGGCCGAACACGTCTCCGCCCTGTCGCATCTGGAGGACTTGCCCGGCACGGTGCTGGACACGTATGCGTTCATGACCCGGCAAACGGTGCGGATGCTCGTGGATGCGGGGCGCCTGGACCGGAGCGCCGCCGACGCGCTCCTTGCCGCCCTCACCCCCACCCCGTGA
- a CDS encoding cell wall metabolism sensor histidine kinase WalK, producing the protein MVTVMVSLLTLGLFLSGTVMIGLLQRHLMSQVDTQLTTTATSMSQTTSPRTAPTSSVLPSLFYIRYELEGEEAQTAYSQDTLTYAGTPRIPTLLEIGELAETDSGWTQPVTVDSDIKDSPWRAIAVPLVRAGTTTPIGVLTVALPLTDVQHTLRNTALYVSTAGIVIVFVGGTAAHYLVRRSLSPLRAIESTAGKIAAGDLTQRITPKPSTTEVGSLALSLNTMLTRVEQSFAAREESERRIRRFVSDASHELRTPLAAISGYCELYSMGGVPQERTSEVMGRIQSESTRMGALVEDLLTLARLDEGRPLEFSEVDLVKMADNAVFDLQALDPTRNVALVSLSGRRPPMALVVRADRDRIQQVFTNIVGNAVRYTPKGSPVEIAVGTKGQVAVVEVRDHGPGISQQERERVFERFYRTENSRNRSLGGSGLGLAIVAGILGAHHGQAKLSRTSGGGLTVRIELPLIQAQAQRA; encoded by the coding sequence ATGGTCACAGTGATGGTCTCCCTGCTGACCCTGGGCCTGTTCCTCTCCGGCACGGTGATGATCGGACTGCTGCAACGTCACCTGATGAGCCAGGTCGACACACAGCTGACCACCACCGCCACGTCGATGTCACAGACCACGTCTCCACGCACGGCCCCGACCTCGTCGGTGCTGCCCTCGCTCTTCTACATCCGTTACGAACTCGAGGGCGAAGAAGCCCAGACCGCCTACTCGCAGGACACGCTCACCTACGCGGGCACCCCACGCATTCCCACCCTGCTCGAAATCGGCGAACTGGCCGAGACCGACAGCGGGTGGACGCAGCCGGTCACCGTGGACTCCGACATCAAGGACTCCCCGTGGCGCGCCATCGCCGTGCCGCTGGTGCGCGCGGGAACCACGACCCCCATCGGCGTGCTCACCGTGGCTCTGCCGTTGACGGACGTCCAGCACACGCTGCGCAACACCGCCCTGTACGTGTCCACCGCCGGCATCGTCATCGTCTTCGTGGGGGGCACGGCCGCCCACTACCTGGTCCGTCGCTCTTTGTCGCCTTTGCGGGCCATCGAATCGACGGCCGGCAAGATCGCGGCCGGTGACCTCACCCAGCGCATCACGCCCAAGCCGTCGACCACCGAGGTCGGCTCCCTGGCATTGTCCTTGAACACGATGCTCACACGGGTCGAGCAGTCCTTCGCTGCCAGAGAGGAGTCCGAACGACGCATTCGCCGATTCGTCTCGGACGCCTCCCACGAGCTGCGAACCCCCTTGGCCGCGATCAGCGGCTACTGCGAGCTCTACTCCATGGGAGGGGTCCCACAGGAGCGCACCAGTGAAGTGATGGGACGCATCCAGTCGGAGTCCACACGCATGGGCGCCCTCGTCGAGGACCTGCTGACCCTGGCGCGCCTGGACGAGGGCCGACCCCTGGAGTTCAGCGAGGTCGACCTCGTCAAGATGGCCGACAACGCGGTCTTCGACCTGCAGGCCCTGGACCCCACCCGCAACGTCGCCCTCGTCTCCCTGTCCGGACGCCGCCCACCCATGGCCTTGGTGGTCAGGGCGGACCGGGACCGCATCCAGCAGGTCTTCACCAACATCGTCGGCAATGCGGTGCGCTACACGCCCAAGGGCTCGCCGGTCGAGATCGCCGTGGGCACCAAGGGTCAGGTGGCAGTGGTCGAGGTGCGCGACCACGGTCCGGGAATCTCGCAGCAGGAACGCGAAAGGGTTTTCGAACGCTTCTACCGCACCGAGAACTCGCGCAACCGCTCCTTGGGCGGATCGGGTCTGGGCCTGGCGATCGTGGCGGGCATCCTCGGCGCCCACCACGGCCAGGCGAAGCTTTCGCGCACGTCAGGCGGCGGACTGACGGTTCGGATCGAGTTGCCACTGATCCAGGCGCAAGCCCAGCGCGCGTGA
- the panC gene encoding pantoate--beta-alanine ligase, with translation MTTPVLTRTRAELAAQLTRLDGSTALVMTMGALHDGHLQLVRQAKTLADHVVVSIFVNPTQFAPGEDFDAYPRTLDADMEALTRVGADLVWAPQPAEVYPSGTRVTIDPGPVAHILEGVTRPTHFAGVALVVSKVINLVRPTVALFGQKDAQQLAVIRTVVEDLDVPVRIVGVPIVRDEDGVALSSRNTYLSAEERVRARALSRGLAAAVRAADGAAGSRDVLGAARQVLLDEGGVDIDYVALVSEADFTEILVATGNAPALEDALVETPKDPAPPADGAARILVAARVGTTRLIDNAELTLRATEGVL, from the coding sequence ATGACGACACCCGTGCTCACCCGCACACGCGCTGAACTGGCCGCGCAGCTGACCCGCCTGGACGGATCGACCGCGCTGGTCATGACGATGGGCGCCCTGCACGACGGACACCTCCAACTGGTACGCCAAGCCAAGACCCTGGCCGACCACGTCGTCGTCTCCATCTTCGTCAACCCCACCCAATTCGCCCCGGGCGAGGACTTCGACGCCTACCCGCGCACCCTGGACGCCGACATGGAGGCACTGACCCGCGTCGGCGCCGACCTCGTGTGGGCGCCCCAGCCCGCCGAGGTCTACCCGAGTGGCACGCGGGTGACCATCGACCCCGGGCCCGTGGCCCACATCCTTGAAGGCGTCACCCGCCCCACCCACTTCGCAGGGGTCGCCCTGGTCGTCTCCAAGGTCATCAACCTCGTGCGCCCCACCGTGGCCCTGTTCGGACAGAAAGACGCCCAGCAGCTGGCCGTCATCCGCACCGTCGTGGAGGACCTGGACGTGCCCGTGCGGATCGTCGGCGTGCCGATCGTGCGTGACGAGGACGGGGTGGCCCTGTCCAGCCGCAACACCTACCTTTCCGCCGAGGAACGCGTACGCGCCCGGGCGCTCTCGCGCGGCCTCGCCGCCGCGGTGCGGGCCGCGGACGGGGCAGCGGGCAGCAGGGACGTGCTCGGTGCCGCCCGGCAGGTGCTTCTTGACGAGGGCGGGGTCGACATCGACTACGTCGCCCTCGTCAGCGAGGCCGACTTCACGGAGATCCTGGTGGCCACAGGCAATGCTCCGGCACTTGAGGACGCCCTCGTCGAGACCCCGAAGGACCCGGCCCCGCCCGCCGATGGGGCGGCACGCATCCTCGTGGCCGCGCGCGTGGGCACCACGCGACTCATCGACAATGCCGAACTGACCCTGCGCGCCACGGAAGGTGTCCTGTGA
- a CDS encoding PH domain-containing protein, protein MNDTMAPQGIEFTPVSRSLTTVRLISAGIWTVIPMIVMAVLAVMLHPVFWSGAVGCLVLLVWLVWLLPRQVRAMAWAEGPSEFFIRKGVLFRSMTVVPYGRIQYVDVTQGPVARFFSMSTVALHTASPETAGTIDGIPSTEAARLRDMLAQRGSAELAGL, encoded by the coding sequence GTGAATGACACGATGGCGCCGCAGGGGATTGAGTTCACCCCCGTGTCCCGGTCCCTGACGACGGTCAGGCTCATCTCCGCTGGGATCTGGACCGTGATTCCCATGATCGTCATGGCCGTCCTCGCAGTGATGCTCCATCCTGTGTTCTGGTCGGGGGCCGTGGGGTGCCTGGTGCTGTTGGTCTGGTTGGTGTGGCTGCTGCCCCGGCAGGTGCGTGCGATGGCCTGGGCCGAGGGACCATCGGAGTTCTTCATCCGAAAGGGCGTCTTGTTCCGTTCCATGACGGTGGTGCCCTACGGGCGCATCCAGTACGTGGATGTCACGCAGGGGCCTGTCGCGCGCTTCTTCTCCATGTCCACGGTGGCCCTGCACACCGCCTCACCCGAGACCGCCGGCACGATCGACGGCATCCCTTCGACCGAGGCGGCTCGACTGCGTGACATGCTCGCCCAGCGCGGCAGCGCCGAACTTGCAGGACTGTGA
- a CDS encoding PH domain-containing protein, whose amino-acid sequence MSATPPRDPGHMENPEVSNPTGGMPAAGADGAPSAAPTGGTPSAVPAEAWQRVHPISPVLETWRFLAALLAFTTYQFSGSFAELSRVGAFDSIGVGVVAVGFVGALALTALVGGVWAYFLWRATTWAVTPEAVWYRTGIVFKRQKQARLDRIQAVDVVHPLLGRLFGLGRLNIEVAGGANSNFAVGFLKSADLAAARARILALAAGLDLKASGATPPAGSAQSASAAPLGHTAPAASGQVSSPVTPGQEVPHVLPGQSIACAQGAADPNAALRAGGPGLVPAPRPQETGPRTVVPVAPEQPLYDVPPGRLIASLATSGTVTGLLVFGIALVGFTVWATFQWGPHALNSMWGVVGGVLGVGSYLWGRFAGEFNFRVALSPDGIRIRRGLLEVRSQTIPPRRIHAVKIEQGLVWRLLGWYRVVISQAGYGKDSKGQNNDQQRASDVLLPVGTRAQAEYALWLVVPELGVDDPRAFIDAAFTGTREGGGFHPVPDKARILDPFAWARRAFSLTRTCVVVRDGWLHRTVTVAPVERLQSVQVIEGPLMRKFEVVDLHMHVVDGSAKVHVAHLDKDIARSLLADLLALSQVRRVSEPPEKWMRRVSAHGPIGGAGGS is encoded by the coding sequence GTGAGCGCGACACCTCCCCGTGACCCCGGGCACATGGAGAATCCCGAAGTTTCGAACCCGACGGGTGGCATGCCCGCTGCTGGTGCCGACGGCGCCCCCAGCGCGGCGCCCACCGGTGGTACCCCCAGCGCAGTTCCTGCTGAGGCCTGGCAGCGGGTGCATCCGATATCGCCCGTGTTGGAGACCTGGCGCTTCCTGGCCGCCCTGCTGGCCTTCACCACCTACCAATTCAGTGGAAGTTTCGCCGAACTGTCACGAGTCGGCGCCTTCGACTCCATCGGTGTGGGGGTCGTGGCCGTAGGCTTCGTCGGAGCACTGGCCCTGACCGCACTGGTCGGCGGTGTCTGGGCCTACTTCCTGTGGCGAGCCACCACGTGGGCCGTCACCCCGGAGGCCGTCTGGTACCGCACGGGCATCGTCTTCAAGCGTCAGAAGCAGGCGCGCCTTGACCGCATCCAGGCCGTCGACGTAGTCCACCCGTTGTTGGGACGGCTTTTCGGCCTGGGGCGCCTGAACATCGAGGTCGCAGGTGGCGCCAACTCAAACTTCGCCGTCGGTTTCCTCAAGAGCGCAGACCTTGCCGCCGCCAGGGCGCGCATCCTGGCGCTCGCGGCCGGCCTCGACCTCAAGGCTTCCGGCGCCACCCCGCCCGCAGGGTCGGCGCAGAGTGCATCAGCCGCTCCGCTCGGCCACACGGCGCCAGCGGCCAGTGGACAGGTGTCATCGCCGGTGACACCGGGGCAGGAAGTGCCACATGTGCTGCCCGGGCAGAGCATTGCCTGTGCCCAAGGCGCCGCTGATCCGAACGCCGCACTCCGGGCCGGCGGCCCCGGCCTCGTCCCGGCCCCAAGGCCCCAGGAGACCGGCCCCCGAACCGTGGTGCCCGTCGCCCCCGAGCAGCCCCTCTACGACGTGCCGCCGGGACGCCTCATCGCCTCCCTGGCCACCTCCGGAACGGTGACCGGGCTGCTGGTCTTCGGGATTGCCCTGGTGGGCTTCACCGTGTGGGCAACCTTCCAGTGGGGGCCGCATGCGCTGAACTCCATGTGGGGTGTCGTCGGTGGTGTCCTCGGCGTCGGGTCCTACCTGTGGGGGCGTTTCGCCGGCGAGTTCAACTTCCGTGTCGCTCTTTCGCCCGATGGCATCCGGATTCGGCGCGGCCTGCTGGAAGTGCGGTCGCAGACCATTCCTCCCCGCAGGATCCACGCAGTCAAGATCGAACAGGGGCTGGTGTGGCGCCTGCTCGGCTGGTACCGGGTTGTCATCTCCCAAGCGGGCTACGGCAAGGACTCGAAGGGACAGAACAACGACCAGCAGCGCGCCTCGGACGTGCTGCTTCCGGTGGGCACCCGCGCACAGGCCGAGTACGCCCTGTGGCTGGTGGTGCCCGAACTCGGTGTGGACGACCCGCGAGCCTTCATCGATGCCGCCTTCACGGGCACACGCGAAGGCGGCGGCTTCCACCCCGTGCCCGACAAGGCGCGCATCCTGGACCCCTTCGCCTGGGCCCGCAGAGCCTTCAGCCTGACACGCACATGCGTGGTCGTGCGCGATGGGTGGCTCCACAGGACCGTCACCGTGGCGCCGGTCGAACGCTTGCAGTCGGTGCAGGTCATCGAAGGGCCACTCATGCGCAAGTTCGAGGTCGTCGACCTGCACATGCATGTGGTTGACGGTTCCGCCAAGGTCCACGTGGCGCACCTGGACAAGGACATTGCGCGGTCTTTGCTCGCCGACCTGCTTGCGCTGTCGCAGGTCCGGCGGGTCAGCGAACCGCCGGAGAAGTGGATGCGGCGCGTCAGCGCGCACGGTCCGATTGGTGGCGCCGGTGGCTCCTGA
- a CDS encoding Tox-REase-5 domain-containing protein translates to MEYQEQIAGIRESTGEFLIEYRVRGPRGDVDFDGMVERPNRDPSRVFLEAKRGYEILHHNPHSKLAKEIAEGPEEEAERQIAAAEARGAAIEWHVSTPEGATAIGALLEDKDLFDIQVIYTPER, encoded by the coding sequence ATGGAATATCAGGAGCAGATCGCCGGAATACGTGAATCGACCGGCGAATTCCTGATCGAGTATCGCGTCAGAGGTCCACGTGGCGATGTGGACTTCGACGGGATGGTCGAGCGTCCAAACAGGGATCCATCTCGGGTCTTCCTGGAAGCCAAACGCGGATACGAAATCCTGCACCACAACCCCCATAGCAAATTGGCAAAGGAGATTGCCGAAGGGCCAGAAGAAGAGGCGGAACGGCAAATCGCAGCCGCCGAGGCAAGAGGTGCCGCCATCGAATGGCATGTGTCCACTCCCGAAGGCGCCACAGCAATTGGAGCACTACTCGAGGACAAAGATCTATTTGACATCCAGGTCATTTACACCCCTGAGAGATGA
- a CDS encoding sensor domain-containing protein — translation MDFKSTFRRLYGQAARDAAYLLLTWPILLVAFIVSVTLVSLGVGTVIIWVGIPILAFALAVTGLFAEVGRRSAALVDSSAPIVGEHRRAPEGSGAVTRLLTMVRDSQRWLEVVWVLVDFWVGLFAWVVTVMWLSVTFSMPFGLLVQSILDRTLGDRGSSSIAELLGLEPEYLWLGIIYTVVFILFGGSLPFVLRGLAALRQAIARGLLGWAGEVGRLEVSRSAVVQAEADARARLERDIHDGPQQRLVRLGIDLARVKRRLPDEGGQEAREIIDSAMEQAQATLEELRQLSRGIAPPILIERGLGAALVELADRSAVPTQVEVDLPELPAHVEQAAYFVVSEALTNVAKHSGALRAAVRARLDGDWLRVSVEDDGVGGADPAKGHGLVGLTQRVAGG, via the coding sequence ATGGACTTCAAATCAACCTTTCGCCGCCTCTACGGTCAGGCCGCACGCGATGCCGCATACCTTCTTCTCACGTGGCCGATCCTCCTGGTCGCCTTCATCGTGTCCGTCACCTTGGTTTCGTTGGGTGTCGGCACCGTCATCATCTGGGTGGGGATCCCGATCCTTGCCTTCGCCCTGGCCGTGACCGGCCTTTTCGCCGAGGTCGGACGGCGTAGCGCCGCCCTCGTCGATTCCAGTGCGCCCATCGTCGGGGAGCACAGGCGGGCTCCGGAAGGATCCGGTGCGGTGACACGCCTGCTCACCATGGTGCGTGACTCACAACGGTGGCTGGAGGTCGTGTGGGTCCTGGTCGACTTCTGGGTGGGATTGTTCGCCTGGGTGGTGACAGTCATGTGGCTCAGCGTCACTTTCTCCATGCCTTTCGGGCTTCTGGTCCAGTCCATCCTCGACCGTACCCTGGGCGATCGTGGCAGTTCGAGCATTGCCGAGTTGTTGGGCCTGGAGCCGGAGTACCTGTGGCTGGGCATCATCTACACCGTGGTGTTCATCCTCTTCGGTGGGTCCTTGCCTTTCGTCCTGCGGGGGCTTGCCGCACTGCGTCAGGCGATCGCAAGGGGGCTGCTCGGATGGGCGGGTGAGGTCGGGCGCCTGGAGGTGTCGCGTTCGGCGGTCGTCCAGGCCGAGGCCGATGCGCGGGCACGTTTGGAACGTGACATCCACGACGGCCCTCAGCAGCGCCTTGTCCGCCTGGGGATTGACTTGGCCCGGGTCAAGAGGCGCCTGCCCGACGAGGGTGGCCAGGAGGCCCGCGAGATCATCGACAGCGCCATGGAGCAGGCGCAGGCGACCCTGGAGGAGTTGCGGCAGCTTTCGCGAGGCATCGCCCCACCGATCCTCATCGAAAGGGGACTGGGGGCAGCCTTGGTGGAACTTGCCGACAGGTCCGCTGTGCCCACGCAGGTGGAGGTCGACCTGCCCGAGCTTCCCGCCCACGTCGAACAGGCCGCCTACTTCGTGGTCAGTGAGGCTTTGACGAATGTGGCCAAGCATTCGGGGGCGCTTCGTGCAGCGGTCCGGGCACGGCTGGACGGTGACTGGCTGCGTGTGTCGGTCGAGGACGACGGCGTGGGCGGGGCGGACCCCGCCAAGGGGCATGGACTGGTGGGACTCACCCAACGTGTCGCCGGCGGTTGA
- the htpX gene encoding zinc metalloprotease HtpX, translating into MRDQHFNGLKTTVLLGGMWALLMLVGAMVAGGTGNSLWLWGFTLFGLATTAWSYWNSASLALRSMNAVEATEAEYPQLHRIVRELAQRAGQPEPTIWIAPTTTPNAFATGRSPKHAAVCCTQGIMQILEERELRAVLGHELMHVYNRDILTSSVAAAMAGVISSVAQAVFFLGGGNRREGGIGAAIGMMLAALAAPFAAMLIQFAISRTREFDADQDGAELTQDPLALASALRKLETVTDHMPMQPTPANQNVAAMMIANPFRGGVMRSLFATHPPMAERIARLEKMAGY; encoded by the coding sequence ATGAGGGACCAGCATTTCAATGGACTGAAGACCACCGTGCTGCTGGGCGGCATGTGGGCCCTGCTCATGCTGGTCGGGGCCATGGTGGCGGGTGGCACCGGGAACTCCCTGTGGCTGTGGGGCTTCACCCTGTTCGGCTTGGCCACCACCGCCTGGTCGTACTGGAACTCGGCGTCCTTGGCACTGCGTTCCATGAACGCCGTCGAAGCCACCGAGGCCGAATACCCGCAACTGCACCGCATCGTGCGTGAACTGGCCCAGCGCGCCGGCCAACCGGAGCCGACCATCTGGATCGCCCCCACCACGACCCCCAATGCCTTCGCCACGGGGCGCTCACCCAAACACGCGGCGGTGTGCTGCACCCAGGGCATCATGCAGATCCTGGAGGAGCGTGAACTCCGGGCGGTCCTCGGCCACGAACTCATGCACGTGTACAACCGGGACATCCTCACCTCCTCCGTGGCTGCAGCCATGGCGGGTGTCATCTCCTCCGTGGCCCAAGCGGTCTTCTTCCTGGGTGGGGGAAATCGTCGCGAGGGCGGGATCGGCGCGGCCATCGGCATGATGCTGGCCGCTCTGGCGGCACCATTCGCTGCCATGCTCATCCAATTCGCCATCTCCCGTACCCGCGAGTTCGACGCCGACCAGGACGGTGCCGAACTGACGCAGGACCCGTTGGCGTTGGCCTCGGCCCTGAGAAAACTGGAGACTGTCACCGACCACATGCCGATGCAGCCGACCCCCGCCAACCAGAACGTCGCGGCAATGATGATTGCCAACCCCTTCAGGGGCGGGGTCATGCGATCCTTGTTCGCCACACACCCGCCCATGGCGGAGCGCATTGCCCGCCTGGAGAAGATGGCGGGCTACTGA
- the rpmG gene encoding 50S ribosomal protein L33, which translates to MASKSQDVRPKITLACSECKERNYITKKNRRNTPDRLELAKFCPRCRKSTAHRETR; encoded by the coding sequence ATGGCGAGCAAGTCGCAGGACGTCCGCCCCAAGATCACTCTGGCGTGCTCGGAGTGCAAGGAACGCAACTACATCACCAAGAAGAACCGTCGCAACACGCCGGACCGCCTGGAGCTTGCCAAGTTCTGCCCGCGTTGCCGCAAGTCGACGGCGCACCGCGAGACCCGCTGA
- a CDS encoding DUF6507 family protein, whose amino-acid sequence MAFWKIDVPAARACVQEVADSVAQLEQSISLVELRGTEVAASVPRSELVAAAVQEWVEKCGCPSVSEVQARTQTIVDGTNAALDAYAEGQAAMSANALSLWPGSQEHEWASHAPLVPLTPSPDLTPPPSQHGQLL is encoded by the coding sequence ATGGCGTTCTGGAAGATCGACGTGCCAGCAGCTCGTGCATGCGTCCAGGAGGTGGCCGATTCTGTGGCGCAACTGGAGCAGTCGATCTCTTTGGTGGAACTCCGCGGCACCGAGGTCGCCGCCAGCGTGCCACGCTCAGAGCTGGTGGCCGCCGCCGTCCAGGAGTGGGTCGAGAAATGCGGATGCCCCAGCGTGTCCGAGGTCCAGGCCCGCACACAGACCATTGTCGATGGCACCAACGCCGCGTTGGACGCGTATGCGGAGGGCCAAGCGGCGATGAGCGCGAATGCGTTGTCCCTCTGGCCGGGCTCTCAAGAACACGAGTGGGCTTCGCACGCGCCTCTGGTTCCGTTGACCCCTTCGCCGGACTTGACGCCGCCACCCTCCCAGCATGGTCAACTGTTGTGA
- a CDS encoding response regulator transcription factor yields the protein MALNDSPTGEAKLLVVDDEPNIRDLLASSLRFAGFDVISAEDGAGAYHKTVEEKPDLVVLDVMLPDMDGFTVTRRLREAGVTVPVLFLTARDDMRDKIQGLTVGGDDYVTKPFGLEEVVARIRAILRRTMGGSEDDGKLRVGDLVIDEDAHEVTRAGVPVELSPTEFKLLRYLVINEGRVVSKMQILDHVWEYDWDGEVAIVESYISYLRRKLAVDGASGELIHTKRGVGYILREEN from the coding sequence ATGGCGCTCAACGACTCCCCGACCGGCGAAGCGAAACTGCTCGTCGTCGACGACGAACCGAACATCCGCGACCTCCTCGCCTCGTCCCTGAGATTCGCGGGATTCGACGTCATTTCCGCCGAGGACGGCGCCGGCGCCTACCACAAGACCGTCGAGGAGAAGCCGGACCTGGTTGTCCTGGACGTCATGCTGCCGGACATGGACGGTTTCACCGTGACCCGCCGCCTGCGCGAAGCCGGCGTCACCGTTCCGGTCCTCTTCCTGACCGCACGTGACGACATGCGCGACAAGATCCAGGGTCTGACCGTGGGCGGCGACGACTACGTCACCAAGCCCTTCGGCCTCGAAGAGGTCGTCGCCCGGATCCGTGCGATCCTGCGTCGCACGATGGGCGGGTCCGAGGACGACGGGAAGCTGCGGGTCGGCGACCTGGTCATTGACGAGGACGCCCACGAGGTCACCCGTGCGGGAGTCCCCGTGGAGCTGTCCCCCACCGAGTTCAAGCTGTTGCGATACCTCGTCATCAACGAAGGGCGAGTCGTGTCCAAGATGCAGATCCTGGACCACGTGTGGGAGTACGACTGGGACGGCGAGGTCGCCATTGTCGAGTCCTACATCTCCTACCTGCGACGCAAACTTGCGGTGGACGGCGCCAGCGGAGAACTGATCCACACCAAACGTGGAGTCGGGTACATCCTGCGCGAGGAGAATTGA
- a CDS encoding response regulator transcription factor produces MRILIADDSVLLRQGLVLILQDAGHEVVAEVGDGDSLVEAALRLRPDLVISDIRMPPSHADEGLRAAMRIRACWPGAPVLLLSQYVVAAHLPELLGDGEGGIGYLLKDRVTQIEEFLAAALRVARGELVLDPDVVARTMRRGRRRDPLEDLTPREREVLQLMAEGRTNASIAEMLVISEGAVEKHTQRIFAKLGLLPDAAVHRRVKAVLTMLSA; encoded by the coding sequence GTGCGCATCCTGATCGCTGACGATTCGGTGTTGCTGCGCCAAGGGCTGGTCCTGATCCTGCAGGACGCGGGGCATGAGGTGGTGGCCGAGGTGGGGGACGGCGACTCCTTGGTCGAGGCTGCGCTGCGCCTGCGCCCGGACCTGGTGATCTCGGACATCCGAATGCCTCCTTCGCACGCGGACGAGGGGTTGCGTGCCGCGATGCGCATCCGGGCCTGCTGGCCCGGGGCGCCGGTCCTGTTGTTGAGCCAGTACGTCGTGGCCGCGCACTTGCCGGAACTGTTGGGGGATGGCGAGGGCGGGATCGGGTACCTGTTGAAGGATCGCGTCACCCAGATCGAGGAGTTTCTGGCAGCGGCGCTGAGGGTGGCTCGGGGGGAGTTGGTCCTGGATCCTGATGTGGTGGCTCGCACCATGCGACGAGGTCGCCGCAGGGATCCCTTGGAGGATCTGACTCCACGTGAGCGTGAGGTACTGCAGCTCATGGCCGAGGGGCGCACGAATGCGTCGATCGCCGAGATGCTGGTGATCTCCGAAGGCGCGGTGGAAAAGCACACGCAGAGGATCTTCGCGAAGCTGGGTCTGCTGCCGGATGCTGCGGTGCACCGGCGGGTCAAGGCCGTCTTGACGATGTTGTCGGCGTGA
- a CDS encoding YajQ family cyclic di-GMP-binding protein, producing MADSSFDIVSKLDRQEVDNAVNQAAKEVAQRYDFRGVEAAIRLSGDTVEMEANSPERVMAIVDVLQSKLFRRGVSLKALDLKDREPKASGKIYKLVAPLKEGIDQDTAKKITKLIRDQGPKGVKAQIQGDEVRVSSKSRDDLQSVIALLKGPEGEKLEVALQFVNYR from the coding sequence ATGGCCGACTCCTCCTTCGACATCGTCTCCAAGCTCGACCGCCAGGAGGTCGACAACGCCGTGAACCAGGCCGCGAAGGAGGTCGCCCAGCGCTACGACTTCCGTGGCGTGGAGGCGGCCATCCGCCTGTCCGGCGACACCGTGGAGATGGAGGCCAACAGCCCTGAGCGGGTCATGGCCATCGTTGACGTCCTGCAGTCGAAGCTCTTCCGCCGCGGGGTCTCGCTCAAGGCCCTGGACCTGAAGGATCGCGAGCCCAAGGCTTCCGGCAAGATCTACAAGCTGGTGGCCCCCTTGAAGGAGGGCATCGACCAGGACACCGCGAAGAAGATCACCAAGTTGATCCGCGACCAGGGTCCGAAGGGAGTCAAGGCGCAGATCCAGGGGGACGAGGTGCGCGTGTCCTCCAAGTCTCGGGACGACCTGCAGTCCGTCATCGCACTGCTCAAGGGTCCCGAGGGCGAGAAGCTGGAGGTTGCCCTGCAATTCGTCAACTACCGCTGA